A region of the Arachis hypogaea cultivar Tifrunner chromosome 15, arahy.Tifrunner.gnm2.J5K5, whole genome shotgun sequence genome:
CACTTTAACGAAGTTGTGAgcaaaaagaaggtgatcccggAGGTCTGATTTAATTTGCAACcagatgaatatctggagatccaggaAAAAATTCTGAGAAGGGGTTGGGGAGTTTTGTGCAACCTCGTAAGCAATGTTGGTGTTCTGATGGGCAGGGAGTTCTACACCAATACTTGGGTAACATACAAGCATGTCAAGGGCGTGAACCCCGACCCAAAGAACTGGCACACTATGGTCTGAGGGAGGATCCTAGAGTTTAGTCTGGAGAGAGTGAGGGATATACTTCAGCTGCCACCATCTAGAGATGATCCCACTTTTACACTCACACAGTCAACACTGATCAGAGACTGGACCACGTCCTCACTTATGTATATGCCTCATCGGAGCATAGTAGAGGCGTGATGCTACGGGGCAGCCATAACAGTTGGGAAGGCATGATCTGAAGCTTGCTGCTCGGAgaaggttggagttcattcagtgctccatcattcccatgagtaactggtctgaagttactattgaCCGAtttgtgatgattcactgtatcatGCTCCGTAATTAGGTGGAGGTGTATCATGTGATCCCTGAGGAGCTTTATGACATAGCCGCGAAGGCCTCCACTTCTGCTAGATTGGCCTTCCCCCCATCTCATCTTCCGCCTATATGAGGCCGCTCGAGTTCGCATTGATGGAGACACTCCTATTAACGTCGATAGGCCGATCACTAGGAGGGGTATGGAGTACGCTAAGGAGCATGGATGAGCACTGCCTCAGGAGCCAGTTCCCCCTCCTCAGCAGGAGCAGCCTGAAATGCCTCAGGGATATTATTTCCCTCCACGTGATTATTGGGATCAGTTGACCACATCTATTGGGTAGCTGACATCATCAGTCGATCAGCTGAGGATAGAGCATCAGGACCACTCTGCCCTCCTTCATAAGCTAGTAGAGGAGCAGCAGAATCAGAGGTGAGAGTTGGAGGAGCTGAGGCACTGGAGAGGATTCCCAAGAGGGAGCAGCCACCAGGACTGAGGTGGTTAAGTTTCattattttctactttaattattttctattttttagtattttattttgttttttgttatcTGTTTGAAGCCTTTGCATGCTTATTAGTAGTTGTTTATTGTTTTTCTAGCttagttatttaaatttatattttgtgtttattttgaaaaaaatgtctcatgtattgctcattgagcttgaaaaatcagaaaaaaaaaagtagtaaaatgcatgagaCTTGAGTTATATATTCTGAGCTATCCTAGTTATTTTAACTGTTGGTATTATCTAtgattctgaatgtatgaattgaaTAGTGCATAATTGATATTGAAGTCAAGAATATTGATTCTTGaggtattggaacttagagaaatattatgaattctctaaattaaacaagaaattaatccttgaagcaaaagaaaaagaaaataaaaagcaaggtcAAAGGctatgagcatcaatgactaggaaggtcaaatatgattaaaagctcaaagagttattttctTAGCTATATgtttgtggtgtgaatgtgtcaagtaacccttgagacagagcactaagagtcgagaccaagtgcaatTACAGAATATACCAAAGGCTCTAAACACTACTGACTgggagaaattaaaagaaaattttgaactcaaagggttccccagttaagtgcttgtggtgtttttgtgtcaagttaagcttgagacaaaacacttagggtcacggctaggctcaaggtgcaaagcaccaaataaaagataagaaaaagctaTGTTTAAGGATTAATTAGAGCTTAAAAAGAAAGAGAACCCATCATGAAAGGGATGAATGAAAGACTGAATAATGAAAGGAATGACTGAGAGTGTTGAATGAATGACTAAATGCCTAGCAATGTTGAGGGATTCATCCTGCTTGCTCAGTGCTTGAATATATAGTGGGGACACCCACAAGCTGAGAACTGTTATCCAGATGTAGGCATTTTGGTGAAATTTAAAGTCAACTGAACAGTTATGCCGAGGGGCTTAATACAATCTAAAGTCAACTGAACGGCTATGCCATAGGGCTTAATACAATAATTTAAAGTTGATTGAATGGCTTCGACTATAGAACTTATATGCAACTGAACATCTGAAAAACCATATCTAAGACTGGTTCTTAGGTAATGTCGAGCTGTAGGGTGTAaatcgacacgtgagctcatggttgatgtgtgagcatcttttctttattttctatttattcttgCTATAAACttattaagttttaatttaaattttagtgtttgaagcctacttggatgctactttgagtcactttagtattttaattatttcaggtgaagtttGGATTGGTTTGGCGGAGTTCGTGTGCAAGAAAATAGAAGAGTTTGGAACCTGCCAAGCCGCGCTAAATGCAGACCTAGATGTTTAGTGCCAGCAACTCAAAAATGCGTGGAAGCCTTTGCCCATTGGGGTGCCTGGTGTTTAGTGCCAGGAAGATAGAATCAAAGGAGGAGCTTTTGCCCACAAGGGCGCTAAATGCCGAATCTGGCATTTAGCACCAATGACACGGATCCACCTTTACCTAAGGAGCATCTTTAGTTGGGTTTAGCTTTTAAttattgtattttcttttatttagttatttttatttataaacaaaatattttagctttagaatttattattttattttagtttcaaatcaaattaggttagatataaaaggaaaaagatttagCCCTTCGGGGAATCTTCTCTCTTACGCTCTTTCACATTTTCCataccctagttttctctctgagtcatgagccaccaaacctccttggttaatgttaggagctctgtttatttctatggattaacactattatcattctattttaattaatgtattgattcagtttcaaggattacttttgctcttcatcttatgaatctgggtataTCGGAAGAACAACCCTTGTTCTATATGAATTCTTGTGATTCTTGAaaaagttatctcacttgaatactagcttgaaagtaaatttctcctaaacttctaattacttggacttaacgggatacatgacatataatcctcttgtATCTGGGTAATTAAGGTTTTTGTGGCTATATGCTGATTAGTGTTAATAATATATTGTCTTTGAAGACATGACGACAAGTAACAGAGGTAGAACGAGTAGGTCTCGTGGTCGTGGTAGAGGAAGAATTTCCACCGGATCCCCGGAGACTGCTCAGTCATCGCCCTCTACCCCGAATATCCCATTGACCCTTGTGACGTCACAGGCAAGTCCAGCAGACTAGCAGTTCATCATTGTCCGAAACCCAAACTACGTGGCTCTTTCTGCTACCCTCCCCCCCTCTGATCTAAAAATCGCAGATAGAGATTTGATCTGTACACTAATAGAATCGAATTGTTGATTTCAGATAGATACCTACATATTCGATCTACGAATCTCCAAATTcgcatattattaattaaaaataaataaataatatatgttagtttctgaaatcaaacaaaccctATTACTTCCTTTCACTTTCAGCACTTCTCTCTCATCCACTCACCTCACTTCTTCTTCTCTAAAATCTCTCTCACCGGCCACCAGTTCCTCTTCACTTTTTGCCCTCAATCATGTCACTCCTCTGTGCCGCTAGCATCGTCCAATCCTCTCTCCCTCAGTCAATCACCCTCACCCTCAATCCTCTGCTCAACGCTTGGCTTCGTCGCTTGCCACTCATTACTCCTCGCTTCCTTGTCATTCTACTTCTAGCTTTAGCCTCTATTCCTCGCCTCTATTTCAGTGTTCTTCCTCGCCTCCTTGTCATTCTACTTCTGGCCTTTGGAATTCCTTCTATATTtgggttaaatttttttattttaaatttaaatattattaagtaAATTTAGAAACTATTAGGTATTAATTTTCTTTGGTACTATTGTTAGAAAATTCTAGATCTATATGACTGATGTGAAATTTGGTGTTATTATTAACTatgaaatttctaatttttcctATTGTGAATTGTATTTTGGTTCTGGTTCTTGGTTTATGAAAAAagatgtttcaattttattttttttttagctttttaaatttttaggtatattttctatcttttattttttaatcggATATATTCGATATCTGACTTATCTGATTCACAAATGTGCAGAGCAGATCGAATCAGATCTAATCCTAAAAGATGTAGATATTAGATCCGATCCGATCTATGAACATCCTACGTGTATTTtgaaaatatcaaattttttatttgatagtGCTAGCTGAACAAGTCTTTTAAGTACTGAATCAAACCAAGTTGACCTAATAACTTATTAGCCTAACAAAAATCATCTTCAGCAAATGTGTGCGTGAATCACaaatttaaatacttttttcTGAAACACACAAAATTTTTGTGGTTTtatttacaaatttttattttttatttcatccacaaatttatatgtttttcttaaaaattatttgattttttaacatGTTTGTTATAAGAAATTCGTCCcccaaattgaaaaaaaaaaggggaaaaaacacATAAGCCTTACAAACAACAAGCACAAGAATTATAAAGATGAacataaattttttgtatttatcgTCAAAATGGAGGGAAAATGtaaaatttatgtgttttttttttttttcaaaaacttgtgTGTTTCTAAACatttgttattaatataaaaaatatcctaaaattaaaaaaataaaaaaactaaacatttcaaaaacaaaaaatacaaaatattcatgAAATCAAACAAAGAATTTGTGAAGTTAAACATAGAATAATTAAGGATTAAGTACTgttttcgtccctaaggtctgaggccaaaatcaaaatcgtcctcgatctttttttgttattaaaatcatcctcaacattacaaaatattataaaatcgtccttttcaattttaattttattttttatatcaaattacctttaataattaatataaataataaaaataatattaaaaaataaaaaccaacccTTCCCCCTCACAACCTGCACTCCCACTCCCtatctcttctctttcttctctccccATTCCCTTCATCGGATGAGACGTCTCTCCAGTATAAAACACATAACTCTCCTTTCCCAATTCAATGCAGCTACAGCTATACTCAGGTTGTTTCTTAACTTCCATTACCATCATCATTTTCCTCACCTTTGAAACATTTTTTCACATACCAGCCCCAGCATAAACATTAGATAACAATATATAGGACGAAGACTCTTCAGGTTTTAAGCTCAATATATGATTAGCAATCCTAATCGCCATCTTGGCATTACCATGGTGCTTACAAGCACTCAGTAAAGCAGCCCAAGTAGGTTCATCAGGAGTAAATCAATCCAGCGCGACCCTTGCCAACCAAACCAGCGTGACTACAGGCATAAATCAATCCAAAAAATGTCACCTCACTCGACTTAACATCAGCCGAAACCATGCTGTCACAGAGCCAATGCTTCCTCAGCTCTTCCATGCTGCGCACTGCCGACAATAATAGAAGTTCAAGAAACCACATCTTTCCTCCACATCCCAAAGAACACACTCTTGGCCGCATCTAGGTCGCTACACTTGGCATACATATCCACAAGCTTTGAGGGATTGGGAAAGGGGGAGGGGTTATGAGGAAGGGGATGGggagagaagaaagggaagagatTACGGAGTGGGGGTATAGGTGGAGGGGGGaggatttatttttattttttaatattatttttattatttatattaattattaagggtaatttgataaaaaaaaataaaattaaagtagaaaatgacgattttataacgttttgtaacgttgaggatgattttaataacaaaaaaaggtcaggaacgattttgattttggcctcagaccttagggacgaaaacAGTACTTAACCCAATAATTAATCACAAAAACAAAATACGAAAGTACAAAAATTCTTAACtgtgaaataatataaatttttgttatatAGACATggaagttttataaaaaaaaagagctcAATATGATTTGTATGCTACCAAAACTAAATAtagaattattttgtaacaaacacAAGACTCAATTTTTCCCATATTTCCCTTTTAacgaaataaagaaaattaattatattaccttataatttcaattataatatttgattgaaaaccaatttcaattttttgatgataaatacaaaaaattagcacaaaaaatttatgTTCATCTTTATAACTCTTGTGCTTGTTGTTTGTAAtatattaagaaattaatatgttAATTTTACATAAAGAATTGTGTGTGTGCTAATTTATGTTAATATAAAGAATTGTGTGCTAATTTAGgaaatatattctttaaaaaaaaattttggtgcttttctattgttttttaagaaattaatttttttgttaatatattattcattttttaaatttattagataaatatttttgtcattattttaatattgacgtgactttatttatatcatatttttttaccttaaaattactataaaaaacttttaaaatgttaaattttaaaagcaccaaataaagagatatatatattatcagaaaaaacatagttaaaaaaataatgataataatattatcctgattcaaaaagagtatatataaatcaaaatacatgttagttatttacaaaagataattttacttaaatgtcatgaatatttatatttgtcttcattttttttaagtGGTAAGCCAAAATATGAATTTGGATCTAAAGAGGCTTCATTTTCCTATAAATagtgaaaaaacaaaagaaataagaatgattgtcttttttgttttttaatatcaaactataagaataattaataaataaaataggagaaTATAAAAATTGTGTGTTTGAAATAgtaccataataaaaaaattttacattaaaatagtatcataataaaaaaattcaaatattaaattattagtgtaaattttttttaagtgaataaTTAACAATCATAATACAATGTATTATAGATATATGTAACATagtatattagaaataattaaaagtttACTAAGTATGaattaaagtttttaaaaaatgataatttatacTCACTAATATTATCACCGTTCTATCTATTACTTTGATTTGGaccaattttattattattattattattattattattattattattattattattattattattattattattattattattattattattattattattattattattattattattattattattacctgaATGTTTAAAAGCAAATCTAATATTGGCATGAGATTAGTATGTTTTTAAAATCTATTAATgtattcaataatattaataagagatgaaatgagaagagaaaaatgaGTAAGAGGTGAAAGATATCAGGTGACGTCAAAGGTAGCCAAGTAGAATAATGGGAGTTTTTTCAGAGATGAATAACTGACATTAAGTGAGAAGTTAATTAGAAAGGGTAATACTGTAAAGAAATCTTGGACACCAAACCCATGTATTTCCATTATATACTGTTATAGATAAAATGAAATCTTATATCTATATCtataatctataacaatataaTGCCAATACATGGGTTTGGTGTCCAAAATTCTTTTCCAATTTTATCCTTCCTAATAATCTATCTCACTATATGTCAGTTATTCCATATTAAAAAACTTTCACTACTTTATCTACTCTCTCATTATATACATTCACGTTCTCTCTTATCTAATTAATTCACACAATTATGAAACTTATATAATTGTGTGAATTAATTACATAAGAGAGAACCTGAATGTATATGATGAGAGAGTAGATAAAGTAGTGAAAGTTTTTTGATATGGAATAACTGACATATAGTGGGATAGATTATTAGaaagggtaaaattgaaaaagaattttggaCACCAAACCCATATAttggtatattatatatattatatatatataaatttaaacttATAAAATTGTGAAGATTAACATAAAAAGATTGTATAAACTAGAGATGTAAATGAAGCGCGACGAGATGAGACAGGGATAGGAGAGGCCTCTCCGATCACCGTCCTTAAATAAGTTGGGGAAGAAGGgttatgaaatttgaaatttggggaAGAAGATACAAGGGATAAtttgggaattttattaaaaaatcaacaaaaaatcacGGTTTGGATACTATTGTCACACGGAACccatcttttatgggtacaacgttagttttcttatttgatgagtacttttgtcagcgttcgcaaaatttatgggtacaaatggtagtttttccATTCTCTTTGTTTCCGCCTCGATCCCGCCTTAAAGGATAACTAAGCCACATTTCTTATTCTCTGTTTTTCTAATCTCCACAAGAATTCACATTCTCtatctctatatatatattaaaatttaacatttaagttaaaaaaaaacataatataaaaattaaaataaatcttaaaaaatatatatatattacaaatgaGATTACtaaaatacatataataatacctaaaatattaagaataattaaGTAAATTTGTATTATTCAAAGAGCATGGGGAACAGAACAGGGATCTCTGTTCGGTACCTACCTTTGTCTTGGAGAAATTTTTTTCCATCTTCGGTTTCTAATTAGAGCAATATCCGCAGGGAATTTTGTGTCTTAGGAAGTTTTTTCACTcttataaaaacaaattaaaaatgcataatttttttcttgcttctactggtgtgaaataataaaaaatttgttgatGACTTCAAAGATTAGTGTCAACTATGTGATATGTGATATGTGAGGTGGACACAatgaataagttttttttttgttagtcaTTGGTGCTTTCTAAGGAATATAAATAAAAGGCTTTGCTATAGAAAATTTTCGAacccaaaaattataaaaactgccTTTTATGTTGATACAACGAAATGTAAATAATGTCTGATTGGCAAAATTTGAGGTACGTGATAGTATATTCGATTTCTCATAGATGACATAGGCGGCTCATCCTTGTTTTGTTTACCattatttttgttttgctttcttTTCGTTTCTTATTAACCTTTGctcaccaaaaaatataaaatttatccgTGGTTGCTCCTTCTTTAGACTCTCTTCTGCTTTCATAGTTATTAAATTCGACTCGATTTGGCCAATTCAACCGAAAATTCGGTTATCTAAATATTTGGCCGGACTAAGTCACTCTTCAAACTGTCCAAACATCAGACCAGATAAAAACCGATTTTGACCGGTGAGGTTTTCTTAATCAAACCGATGATTCGGCCAGTTTACGTAATTCCGATTGCgtcatgcatttttttttttgagaaaaggaTAAATAAGTTATTGACCTTTTGATTCGCAGATATTTAAGTTTTCgagaatttgaaaatacatttaagtcctcgaggatttaaaaatacatttaagtccttGACCTTTTCAAAACTTGGACATATCGATCCCTCATGTTTACTTGGGTCTGTTAGACTCAACGAAAAAATCAAACGTGACTCTTGTTGTACTGACTTGGTTGATATGGATGCACACATGAAAGAGTTTTTAAGATTGGACAAATTAGACTCAAAGATGAATATGTCTAGATTTTAAAGATGTCAggagacttaaatgtattttaaaTTCTCGGAAACTTAAATATGGGTAGACTTAAAGGTCAAGAAttaatttgtcattttttttaaatattttggaaATGATGCCGCTTCACTTCATCAAAAGTTCAAACGCTTTTGCCCTAGGCCTACCTTCTTTGTCTGGTCACTCTCTCCCTGTCCTTAAGCCTGAAGCTTGAGCTCACTCACCTCTCTCACTGTGGCTCACTGGCTCTCGCACTCAAGCTCTCTCCCTCTCTCGTCTCCGGTCTCCCATCAAGCTCGTCGTCGGTCTCTGTGTCGTCAATCGTCACCCTCTCGCACTGGGTCGCACTCGCGTCCCTTCCCTGCGCTCGTCGTTGCCAGCAGCAGAAGCAGTAGGTCCCGGCTGGTCATCTTCATCGCTCACCGTCTCGCACTCAGTCGCGTGCCTTCCTTCTGCTCTCGGCGTCAGAGGCAGAAGCAGAAGGTCCTGGGGCTGGTCATCGTTGTCGTCTTCTTGCTTCGGGTCTCGCCGTCAGCTTCTTTCGTGCAACCCGAATCGATTTGGTGAGTTCCAACAAATTCTCCCGTTCTCTGTTTCAGTTTTGTTGCTGTAATTCATCACTGCACTTTGATTTTGTTGCTGAAAGGTGTATTTATTGTTGAAAATATCATTGAACTAGTTTTTTTCGGAAAAAATCATCACTGGCATGAATTTTTTACCTTGAATAATATGTTGAAAATATTACTGAGCTAGTTTTTGTTGTTGCTGAAAATCATCACTAAGTTGAATTTGTTAGTGATTGAACCTTGAATTTGTTGCCGTCATGCTGAATAATCTTAGTTAAATTTTTGTTAGTGATTGAAGCCTGAATTTGTTAGGGATTAaaccttgaatttgttgttaAAAATCATTAGAGTTGAATGTTACTGATTATCATGAACCTTGAACTGACTTGCTGAAATAATCACTTAGCTAAagttttttctttgaaaatcatcattaagttgaatttgttgttgaaaattgtTCTGAgatgaatttttctatttttttttttgggatagaATTTTAATTTGGAAATGTCTTCATCACAAACACCATTAGAAATCGGTTGTGTTATCTTGTGTTCTCTCTTgttcatttaaattgaaaaacTATTTTGTATTAGTGacgaatttattattatttttttacataagCAGTTATGTTTAATACTTGATTTTTACTAATATGTTTATGAAGAGAtgcattttaacttttaattttatttttataattttacatttttattcaATTATGACCGGTTTAATCGGGTGAATTAGTGACCCACCAGTTGAACCAATAATTCAGTTTATGACCGGGTCAACTACCGGTCCGGTTCTGACCGGCTTCTGTTTGGCAGTGGCCTTTACTCGTGGCTGTGCTTTACCGCCGCCGTGGCCTCTCTCTCGGTTGTGGCCAGGGCTACCATCCCAAGCACCGCGATGTCTCTCCTCTCCACATTGTTTGTTCCAAGCGCCATCGTGATCAGCGCTTCTTTCTCTGGCGGTACTTTGCTTCCTCTCTCAACTCGGCTCTGCCATCTGTCTCTTTCCCTCTTGGTTCATTTCTCAACCATAAAATTGCAGGAATGATGACATATGAAGGATCAATGGTAGCTTGAATTTCTTTCACAATTCAGAAATACATGAAAAGTTCGATAGTGAAATAAAAATCCGTTTGCGCAGAGAAAGAGAATGATGGGAAGTCTGACTCTGAACCTGAGAGTGACACCTTGTAGCTCCTTCACCACCTGCCTTCTTCACCCTCCTTCTCTTTCCAAACCCTCCTTTCTCATTCAACCCTCCAATATCCCAACAACCTCACTCTCCCTctccgcttcttcttcttcctatgATGCACCAATCTCTACACCAACCCCCATTTTCCTCCCTTATCTCCAACAGCAAGAGGAAGATGTTGAGGCTATAGAAATAATACATGAAGAACAAAAAGAAGCACAAGAAGAAGAGCAACCCTGTGACCCAATCTATAAATTCTTCAAAGAAAGGACTTTGGTTCCTTCGCAAGACCCTCTAATTCAAGGCAAATTGACCCTCCAGAAGAACCGTCAAATTTCTTGGCACCTTGCTGTGGATACCGCCCTTGACTCTGATGAACAACAAGAGGAAGAAATTGAGATGGGTTTGGACCAAGTTCCATATAGTATTGAGGAAGAAGAAGGTGAAGACAACAAAATCGGGTGGAAGAAGGAACTCCCACAGGGCATTATTGGAGAAATTGTTCATCTGGCAAGGAACCTCCCTGAGAATTTGACACTTGAAGAGGCTTTGGACAAAGGCTTTGAAGGGAGGGTCAGTGAGGAAGATTGCTGGGAGGTTCTTGAAGTTCTTGAGGAGGAGAAGTTTATATTATGTTGCTTGTACTTCTTTCAGTGGATGAGGTCTCAGGAGCCTTCGCTTGTTACACCGCGCTCGTGTACTGTGTTGGTCCCGGCATTGGGGCGGGCGAGGATGGGTGATAAGTTGATGGTTTTGTTCAGCAACTTGCCATCCACAATGGAGTTCAAAGATGTTCATGTTTATAATGCTGCAATTTCAGGCCTTCTGGATGGTGGCAGGTGCATAATTCTTGACCTTTTTTAATGTAATTTGTTTGTCGCTCAGGAAGATTAGTGTAAGTAAAAAAGATGCAAATCAAATACTTgttagggcttgtttgggtgagattctaagaaaagatcttttttcgagttatctttttttaaaagatcttatagagaagtaaaagtaattttatatttgaatatctcatgtaaaaaagtctttttatcaatcaattatgtttaggtataacaatataaaagtacttttttgtttatttattacatgaaaaatatcttttttttaaggaaaaaagatcttttaaaaaaagatgtaaattacagcttctcaaaaaagatctttttttgattttactagtgcttttacttttactactagaaatttgccaaacacgttaaaaaataaaaaaaaatcttttttcattgaaaaaagatctttttttaacaaaataatgacgcccaaacatgcacttaGTCTTGCTTATATT
Encoded here:
- the LOC112750276 gene encoding pentatricopeptide repeat-containing protein At5g50280, chloroplastic; amino-acid sequence: MMGSLTLNLRVTPCSSFTTCLLHPPSLSKPSFLIQPSNIPTTSLSLSASSSSYDAPISTPTPIFLPYLQQQEEDVEAIEIIHEEQKEAQEEEQPCDPIYKFFKERTLVPSQDPLIQGKLTLQKNRQISWHLAVDTALDSDEQQEEEIEMGLDQVPYSIEEEEGEDNKIGWKKELPQGIIGEIVHLARNLPENLTLEEALDKGFEGRVSEEDCWEVLEVLEEEKFILCCLYFFQWMRSQEPSLVTPRSCTVLVPALGRARMGDKLMVLFSNLPSTMEFKDVHVYNAAISGLLDGGRYEDAWKVYEVMETENIRPDHVTCSIMIVLMRTLGHSAKDAWQFFEKMNKKGVQWSEEVLGALIKSFCVEGLVNEALIIQIEMEKKGISPNAIVYNTLMDAYCKSNHVEEAEGLFVEMKSKGIKPTEATFNILMHAYSRRM